One genomic region from Parachlamydia acanthamoebae encodes:
- a CDS encoding type I restriction endonuclease subunit R, producing the protein MKNVGHNEEITQQRVIKLFCNELGYRYLGNWIDRPDNRNIDEDLLLKYLQKQGYEDVLIRRAIHLISKAADDKSKSSYDRNKDVYELLRYGVNVRLEVGENTQTIHIIDWNNSENNDFAIAEEVTVKGIDSKSHTKRPDVVIYVNGIALGVIELKRSTVSVSEGIRQNLDNQKSIFIQHFFSTIQVVMAGNDTEGLRYGTIETPEKYYLTWKEESSISNPLDRHISQICNKTRFLELIHNYIVFDAGIKKLCRPNQYFGIRAAQEYLKRREGGIIWHTQGSGKSLTMVWLAKWIRENITDARVLIITDRKELDEQIEKTFIGVNEKTIYRTKSGADLLSTLNQTTPWLICSLIHKFGGKDEEENGTDIKKFIEEMKRAIPSNFLAKGNLFVFVDECHRTQSGDLHKAMKAFLPNALFLGFTGTPLLKADKQRSIEIFGPYIHTYKFNEAVEDGVVLDLRYEARDIDQKITSQERIDLWFTSKTKNLTDLAKAQLKKRWGTLRKVLSSQSRLEKIVADILLDMETRDRLMSGRGNAMLVCDSIFSACKFYELFDKTDLAGKCAIVTSYKPSPADIKGEESGEGMTEKLRQYEIYNKMLADQDPDAFEKAVKKKFVDEPGQMKLLIVVDKLLTGFDAPSATYLYIDKQMHDHGLFQAICRVNRLDGDDKEYGYIIDYKDLFKHLEKSVTDYTAEALAGYDKADVAGLLQDRLSTAKEHLEQARESIKSLCESVEPPKDTTAYLHYFCAKESGNSVQLKENEPKRLALYKLTAAFIRAFANMANELEEAGYSLAEINLLKSEVDHYEKVRTEVKLASGDYIDLKMYEPAMRHLIDTYIRAEESEKISAFDDLSLIQLIVERGPDAVQSLPKSMQKKEAVAETIENNVRKLIIDEHPINPKYYEKMSELLSALIEQRRQQAIDYESYLAKVIELTKQVKNPASNSNYPSSVNTAGKRALYDNLNENEESALAVHEAVIKNRQDDWRNNRIKRIKVQNAIKSAMNKRHGFMVREESGTYMGESIDPHDALTSKILDIVQNQPEY; encoded by the coding sequence ATGAAGAACGTTGGACACAATGAGGAAATCACTCAGCAACGAGTGATCAAGCTATTCTGTAATGAGCTAGGATATCGTTATCTTGGCAATTGGATCGATCGTCCAGATAACAGAAATATTGATGAAGATCTGCTTCTAAAATACCTGCAAAAGCAAGGATATGAAGACGTCTTGATAAGGCGCGCAATCCACCTGATCAGCAAAGCGGCAGATGATAAGAGCAAGAGTTCTTACGACAGGAATAAAGACGTTTATGAGTTGCTGCGTTATGGTGTAAATGTACGTCTTGAAGTAGGTGAAAATACTCAAACGATCCATATAATTGACTGGAACAATTCTGAAAACAATGACTTTGCAATAGCCGAAGAAGTCACCGTCAAAGGGATTGATTCAAAGTCGCATACAAAACGCCCTGATGTTGTCATATATGTGAACGGTATTGCATTAGGTGTCATTGAGCTTAAACGCTCTACCGTATCTGTCTCCGAAGGAATTCGTCAAAATCTAGATAATCAAAAATCGATCTTTATTCAGCACTTCTTTTCAACAATTCAAGTCGTTATGGCAGGCAATGATACTGAGGGGCTTCGCTATGGGACTATTGAAACCCCCGAAAAATATTACCTGACATGGAAAGAAGAGAGTTCAATTTCGAACCCGCTCGATCGCCACATCTCTCAAATATGCAATAAAACCAGATTTTTAGAGCTTATTCACAACTACATTGTCTTTGATGCAGGCATAAAAAAGCTATGCCGCCCGAATCAATATTTTGGTATCCGTGCAGCCCAGGAATATTTAAAGAGACGAGAAGGCGGTATCATCTGGCACACGCAGGGTTCTGGTAAAAGTTTAACGATGGTTTGGCTAGCCAAATGGATTCGTGAGAATATAACTGACGCAAGAGTTCTCATTATCACTGACCGCAAAGAATTAGATGAGCAAATCGAAAAGACCTTTATAGGGGTTAATGAAAAAACGATCTATCGAACCAAGAGTGGTGCCGATTTACTTTCAACTTTAAATCAGACAACTCCTTGGCTCATTTGCTCGCTTATTCACAAATTCGGCGGTAAGGACGAAGAGGAAAACGGAACTGATATTAAAAAATTCATCGAAGAAATGAAGAGGGCAATCCCATCAAACTTTCTAGCAAAAGGCAATCTTTTTGTGTTTGTTGATGAATGTCATCGCACACAATCAGGGGACTTGCATAAGGCTATGAAAGCGTTTTTACCAAACGCTCTGTTTCTTGGTTTTACAGGAACGCCGTTACTCAAGGCGGATAAGCAACGAAGTATCGAGATTTTCGGACCCTACATTCATACCTATAAATTTAACGAAGCAGTGGAGGATGGTGTTGTCCTAGATTTGCGTTATGAGGCCCGTGACATTGACCAGAAAATTACTTCGCAAGAAAGAATTGATCTCTGGTTTACCTCGAAAACTAAAAATCTAACGGATCTTGCCAAAGCGCAACTTAAAAAGCGATGGGGAACTCTTCGAAAAGTGCTTTCTAGTCAGTCCAGGCTTGAGAAGATCGTTGCCGATATACTTCTGGATATGGAAACACGGGATCGCTTAATGAGTGGACGCGGCAATGCCATGCTCGTTTGTGACAGCATTTTTTCAGCCTGCAAATTTTATGAACTCTTTGACAAAACTGATTTGGCTGGCAAGTGTGCTATTGTCACTTCTTATAAACCCTCTCCAGCAGATATTAAGGGGGAAGAATCGGGCGAAGGCATGACCGAAAAACTACGTCAATATGAAATCTATAACAAGATGTTGGCAGATCAAGATCCTGATGCTTTTGAAAAGGCAGTTAAGAAGAAGTTTGTTGATGAGCCGGGTCAAATGAAGCTCTTAATCGTTGTAGATAAGCTTCTAACAGGCTTTGATGCTCCTTCAGCAACTTATCTCTATATCGATAAGCAAATGCATGACCATGGCCTATTTCAGGCGATTTGTCGGGTTAACCGTTTGGACGGTGATGATAAGGAGTATGGCTATATCATCGACTACAAAGATCTCTTCAAACACTTAGAAAAATCTGTGACTGACTATACCGCTGAGGCGTTGGCAGGTTATGACAAAGCTGATGTGGCAGGATTATTACAGGATAGATTAAGTACAGCAAAAGAACATTTAGAACAGGCAAGAGAATCTATTAAAAGTCTTTGTGAGTCCGTAGAGCCGCCGAAAGATACGACTGCGTATTTACATTACTTTTGCGCCAAGGAGTCGGGAAATTCCGTACAGCTTAAGGAAAACGAACCGAAGCGACTTGCTCTATACAAACTGACCGCTGCTTTCATTCGTGCATTTGCAAATATGGCTAATGAATTAGAGGAAGCCGGCTATAGCTTGGCAGAGATCAATTTACTCAAGAGTGAGGTCGATCACTATGAAAAAGTTCGCACCGAAGTAAAGCTGGCCAGTGGCGATTATATCGATCTTAAGATGTATGAGCCAGCTATGCGGCATCTCATCGACACTTACATTCGCGCAGAAGAGAGTGAAAAAATCTCAGCGTTCGATGATTTATCCTTGATACAACTTATTGTTGAACGCGGTCCTGACGCTGTACAATCCCTTCCCAAGAGTATGCAGAAGAAAGAAGCGGTTGCGGAAACGATTGAGAACAATGTTAGAAAACTGATCATCGACGAACATCCAATCAATCCCAAATATTATGAAAAAATGTCTGAACTGCTAAGCGCGCTCATAGAGCAGCGCCGGCAGCAAGCAATCGATTATGAAAGCTATTTGGCTAAGGTTATTGAATTAACCAAACAGGTAAAGAATCCAGCAAGCAACTCAAATTATCCATCCTCAGTAAATACAGCTGGCAAACGAGCCCTATACGATAACTTGAATGAAAATGAAGAAAGCGCTCTGGCTGTTCATGAAGCGGTAATCAAAAATCGACAAGATGATTGGCGCAATAACCGCATCAAGAGAATCAAAGTCCAGAATGCTATCAAAAGTGCTATGAATAAGCGGCATGGCTTTATGGTACGCGAAGAATCTGGCACCTATATGGGTGAATCGATAGATCCTCATGATGCATTAACATCTAAAATTCTTGATATCGTTCAAAATCAACCGGAGTACTAA
- a CDS encoding M48 family metallopeptidase codes for MHQIDVNGITVDIVRKEIKNLHLGVYPPDGKVRVAAPLAVNDEAIRYAVIGKMGWIKQQQAKFTNQPRQSPREMVSGESHYFLGQRYRLDVIECPGPIKVICNKSVIKLHIPPQSNAEQRELVLQQWYRKEIKSLIPPMLDKWQPLLNVEAAEWGVKKMKTKWGSCNTSERRIWINLELIKKPIQCLEYIVVHELVHLLEKHHNARFKAFMDNFMPHWRLHREELGREPLGHDRWNY; via the coding sequence ATGCACCAGATTGATGTGAATGGTATCACCGTCGATATTGTGCGCAAAGAGATAAAGAATTTACACCTTGGGGTTTATCCTCCTGATGGAAAAGTGCGTGTAGCGGCTCCTTTAGCGGTAAATGATGAGGCGATCCGATATGCCGTGATTGGGAAGATGGGGTGGATCAAGCAGCAACAGGCGAAATTTACAAACCAACCTAGACAATCACCTCGAGAGATGGTTAGCGGAGAAAGCCACTATTTTCTAGGCCAACGCTACCGCTTGGATGTCATTGAATGTCCAGGGCCAATCAAAGTTATATGCAACAAGTCTGTAATTAAGCTCCACATACCACCTCAAAGTAATGCTGAACAACGCGAACTAGTCTTGCAGCAATGGTATAGGAAAGAAATCAAGAGTCTAATCCCTCCCATGTTGGATAAATGGCAGCCTCTTCTAAACGTAGAAGCGGCAGAATGGGGCGTAAAAAAAATGAAGACAAAATGGGGGTCTTGTAACACAAGTGAGCGTCGGATCTGGATCAATCTTGAACTCATCAAAAAGCCTATACAATGCCTAGAATATATCGTGGTTCATGAATTGGTGCATCTACTGGAAAAACATCACAATGCGCGATTTAAAGCGTTCATGGACAATTTCATGCCTCACTGGCGCTTGCATCGGGAGGAGCTTGGTAGAGAACCGCTAGGACACGATCGCTGGAATTACTGA